The following are encoded in a window of Labrus bergylta chromosome 16, fLabBer1.1, whole genome shotgun sequence genomic DNA:
- the plcd3a gene encoding 1-phosphatidylinositol 4,5-bisphosphate phosphodiesterase delta-3-A — protein MFGSGKSPATNPKEQRRKVAEKTVDPSRRLEMQDNEDIRLMMQGSNMVKVRSSRWQKSRNLRLLEDGLTVWCESTKSSRKAKAQQTFAVTEVECVREGCQSEALRRLSGSVPENQCFTVIFRGARKSLDLLCPCEEEAQRWVRGLRTLKEHVANMSQNEKLDHWIRGYLKRADQNQDGKMSYDEVKRLLQMINIDLSEQYAYCLFKRCDRSGDGRLDHIEIEEFCRELLRRPELDSVFRHYSSNGCVLATAELRDFLGDQGEDASLNHAQSLILTYELNDWAQKHQLMTQNGFTMYMLSRENDVVNPDHARVYQDMSRPLAHYFISSSHNTYLTKDQVTSASSTEPYIRALNQGCRCVELDCWDGDKGEPVIYHGHTLTSKVPFKEVIETINQYAFKASPYPLILSLENHCSVEQQAVMAKHLRTILGRKLLTKPLSDQPQKDLPSPEELKGRILVKGKKHTPHLGQLGKNGSCASFSSSSEDELAGSSKSTPKKDPAKVCAKLSPELSDLVVYCRSVPFCGLENITEKPPNEMSSFSENDALKLIKDSGKLFVRHNSRQLSRIYPSGQRLQSSNYDPQEMWNGGCQMVALNFQTPGEQMDLNQGRFLPNGRCGYILKPGFLCSPTSNFNPEITGGGPGHIPTQLTIRIISAQQLPKINTEKASSIVDPQVWVEIHGVDIDNARNKTQRIDNNGFNPRWDCTLSFQLQVPELALVRFVVEDHDHTAKNDFVGQFTVPLTSLRTGYRHVHLLKADGSSLSPATLFIHVKVSRKGAPIKSVSERMAMAKGKA, from the exons ATGTTCGGAAGCGGGAAGTCACCGGCCACCAATCccaaagagcagaggaggaaagtgGCCGAGAAGACGGTGGATCCCAGCAGGAGGCTCG AGATGCAGGACAATGAGGACATCCGGTTGATGATGCAAGGTTCCAACATGGTAAAGGTTCGCTCCTCAAGGTGGCAGAAGAGCAGAAACCTGCGGCTGTTGGAGGACGGCCTCACTGTGTGGTGTGAATCTACCAAGAGCTCCCGCAAAGCCAAAGCCCAGCAGACTT TCGCAGTGACAGAAGTGGAATGTGTGCGTGAAGGCTGCCAGTCCGAGGCGCTGAGGCGTCTCTCAGGGTCGGTGCCGGAGAACCAGTGCTTCACAGTGATCTTTAGAGGCGCCAGGAAGAGCCTGGACCTGCTGTGCCCCTGTGAGGAGGAAGCTCAGCGCTGGGTGCGAGGGCTCCGCACTTTAAAGGAGCATGTGGCCAACATGAGTCAAAACGAAAAACTGGACCA TTGGATCCGAGGCTACCTGAAACGAGCAGACCAGAACCAGGACGGCAAGATGAGCTACGACGAGGTCAAGCGCCTGCTCCAAATGATTAACATTGACCTGAGCGAGCAGTACGCCTACTGTTTATTCAAG AGGTGTGACCGATCAGGTGATGGTCGTCTGGATCATATAGAGATTGAAGAGTtctgcagagagctgctgcGGCGGCCAGAGCTCGACTCCGTGTTCAGACACTATTCAAGCAACGGCTGTGTTCTCGCCACTGCTGAGCTGCGAGACTTCCTGGGAGACCAAGGAGAAGACGCCTCACTGAATCATGCTCAGAGCCTCATCCTCACCTATGAGCTCAATGACTGGG CTCAGAAGCACCAGTTAATGACCCAGAATGGCTTCACTATGTACATGCTGTCCCGGGAGAATGATGTGGTTAACCCTGACCATGCCAGAGTCTACCAGGACATGAGCCGCCCTTTGGCGCATTACTTCATCTCCTCGTCCCACAACACTTACCTCACCAAGGACCAAGTTACTAGTGCCAGCAGCACTGAGCCATACATCAG GGCTCTGAATCAGGGCTGTCGCTGTGTAGAGCTGGACTGCTGGGATGGAGATAAAGGCGAACCTGTCATCTACCATGGCCACACTCTCACCTCCAAAGTGCCTTTCAAGGAGGTTATTGAAACTATCAACCAGTATGCCTTTAAG GCGTCCCCATACCCTCTAATCCTGTCCTTGGAGAACCACTGTTCTGTGGAGCAGCAGGCCGTCATGGCCAAACACCTCCGCACCATCCTTGGTAGAAAACTGCTCACCAAGCCCCTCAGTGACCAGCCTCAAAAGGATCTGCCTTCTCCTGag GAGCTTAAGGGGCGTATTCTGGTGAAAGGGAAGAAGCATACTCCTCACCTAGGCCAGCTGGGTAAGAATGGGAGCTGTGCCAGCTTCTCCTCGAGCTCTGAGGACGAACTAGCAGGCAGCAGTAAGAGCACGCCCAAGAAGGATCCTGCAAAG GTCTGTGCTAAACTGAGCCCCGAGCTGTCAGATCTGGTGGTGTACTGCCGGAGCGTTCCCTTTTGTGGACTTGAAAACATAACTGAAAAACCTCCAAATGAAATGTCCTCCTTCTCTGAGAATGATGCCCTGAAGCTCATCAAAGACTCGG GAAAGCTTTTTGTGCGACACAACAGCAGGCAGCTGAGCCGGATCTACCCCTCCGGCCAGCGCCTGCAATCATCCAACTATGATCCTCAGGAAATGTGGAATGGTGGCTGCCAGATGG TGGCTCTGAACTTCCAGACCCCTGGGGAGCAGATGGACCTGAACCAGGGACGTTTCCTGCCCAACGGTCGTTGTGGATACATTCTTAAACCCGGCTTTCTGTGCAGCCCAACGTCAAACTTTAACCCGGAGATTACAGGAGGAGGCCCAGGTCACATCCCCACCCAGCTGACCATACGA ATAATATCCGCACAGCAGCTGCCAAAAATCAACACAGAGAAGGCGAGCTCCATTGTTGACCCACAAGTGTGGGTGGAAATTCATGGTGTGGACATTGATAATGCAAGAAACAAAACCCAGCGCATTGACAACAACG GTTTTAACCCAAGATGGGACTGCACCCTGAGCTTTCAGCTGCAGGTCCCTGAACTGGCCTTGGTTCGGTTTGTAGTGGAGGATCACGATCACACTGCCAAAAATGACTTTGTGGGGCAGTTCACTGTGCCTCTCACAAGCCTACGAACAG GTTATCGACATGTTCATTTATTGAAGGCAGACGGTTCCAGTCTGTCCCCTGCCACACTCTTCATCCATGTCAAAGTGAGCCGCAAAGGAGCCCCCATTAAAAGTGTGTCTGAACGGATGGCCATGGCCAAAGGCAAGGCATGA
- the hexim1 gene encoding protein HEXIM1, producing the protein MTEPAEQTHHLKSSGSPSGGSSGGALEHLPARSRGGPDNGDRGRQRYQKQQQRAGNCGDINTDKLWQMKGGQRGVCPALAAGNDVPKCPIAAQTHQKSDVRAAGEDHRISQGKNGQDRPLEETLNQVQGESLLIDSDTGFDARQGKRRHRRRTSKKKRNWKPYYKLSWEERKALEEKETARASRLREEMFAKGLPVAPYNTTQFLMDEHDREEPDLNTETGVRRPSGVGVRMEDTGSEEDLFDNEEEDEDDGSGGGSDGIGRAGNAGGEFLQRDFSETYEMYHVESLQNMTKQELVQEYLELEKCMSRLEEENNRLRNAVEPGGPTVESSLVRLRELERELERLRAQNTELLLQNQDRDPVPTN; encoded by the coding sequence ATGACAGAACCAGCGGAGCAGACCCATCACCTGAAAAGTTCGGGCAGCCCATCAGGTGGGAGCAGCGGAGGCGCGTTGGAGCATCTCCCAGCCCGGAGCCGCGGAGGTCCAGATAACGGCGACAGGGGGCGACAGAGATaccaaaaacagcaacagcggGCGGGGAACTGTGGGGATATCAACACAGACAAGTTATGGCAAATGAAAGGCGGACAGAGGGGGGTGTGCCCTGCCTTAGCAGCCGGAAACGATGTCCCGAAGTGCCCGATTGCAGCTCAGACTCATCAGAAATCCGATGTTCGTGCAGCGGGGGAAGATCATCGCATCTCGCAGGGGAAAAACGGCCAGGACAGACCGCTTGAAGAGACTTTAAACCAAGTGCAGGGTGAGAGTTTGCTCATTGACTCCGACACTGGCTTTGATGCACGTCAGGGGAAGAGAAGGCACAGGCGCAGAACCTCAAAGAAGAAGCGCAACTGGAAGCCTTATTACAAACTTTCCTGGGAGGAGAGGAAAGCCttggaggagaaggagacggCCAGGGCTTCCAGACTGAGGGAGGAGATGTTCGCAAAGGGACTCCCAGTGGCCCCGTATAACACCACCCAGTTCCTGATGGACGAGCACGACCGAGAGGAGCCCGACCTCAACACGGAGACTGGGGTCAGGAGACCTTCAGGGGTCGGCGTCCGCATGGAGGACACTGGCAGCGAGGAGGACTTGTTCGAcaacgaggaggaggacgaggatgaCGGCAGCGGAGGTGGTAGCGACGGTATCGGGAGAGCCGGGAACGCAGGTGGGGAGTTTCTTCAGAGGGACTTTTCCGAGACCTACGAGATGTACCACGTCGAGAGCCTGCAGAATATGACCAAGCAGGAGCTGGTGCAAGAGTACCTCGAGCTGGAGAAGTGCATGTCccggctggaggaggagaacaacCGGCTGAGGAACGCCGTGGAGCCAGGAGGACCGACCGTGGAAAGCTCCCTGGTCCGGctcagagagctggagaggGAACTGGAGAGACTGAGGGCCCAAAACACGGAGCTCCTCCTGCAGAACCAGGACAGGGACCCGGTTCCTACCAATTAA